Part of the Episyrphus balteatus chromosome X, idEpiBalt1.1, whole genome shotgun sequence genome, tataataattgattttcACAGTCACTAAGAGAATATAAATAAAACGGTTTGTACTAATTTCACAAAAGACGTTAACATcaatttaaagaaagaaaaaaaaatattttaacgatAAATTTTtaaggcaaacaaaaatttataaaatatagatCATAACGAAttgataaatttaaacaaaacaattgaaaatattttaatttacttttttaattcttGCAGCGTTTATTGTTGCATGATTTTGGCAagcttatttcaaaaaaaaatccattactTACACTCAGAGAATAAAAGTCTAatatgttcttaaaaaaataacattcatTCAATGcaataataatatttgtttgatctgaatcataaaaaatatttaatttcagtTGCCAAAATGTAAAGCACTAACATTCTTTCTTCTTGATTCATCTTGTGCAAATCATCCAACACATCAACAAATGTTTATATATTCATATGTATATGAATgtatatatatacctacttaATATACCTCTGCCtctgtatatatttttatatatacacaTTCATTTTTTACAcacatatatacatatacatgtATATTAATATAAATAAGTACATATATATGTgtatacatttatatatttacgatattttcaatacaaatgcTAAATTATGGTGTCTAACTGTCTGGCTTGatgtaaaatctttttttgatgTCCTACTAAAGTGATGCCCATATCAGATAACTGTTGAGCGGTAAGTCTTGAAATctgaaatttaacaaaaaaaaaaaaaaaattacaaatttaattaaatatttgtttcgaATAAAGCATTAGCGagcgaatcaaaaaaaaaaattgttgttgttctttACTCCAGTCTCATATTGAACGCGCTTCTTAATTGACTGTTTAGCAAATCGATTTTTTGTAACCAGGGGTGCACCAGGTGGATTTTCTGGTCCACCCtaatttacatgttaaaaaaaaaactactcactTACTCAATCACTCACTTAATGGGATTAACTTTAAACTAACTAACGAAAGTAAGTGCATTTAAAGTTAATCAGTTCATGCATTCtaaagttaatttgaaaatttaattcattaCATACCTGTTGCGCTGTCACTAAATTGGCTTCTTTAAAATGTTGAGAGTAACGTGACATCTTAATGCTTTCCAGCCATAGATCAGTACTAATAAATATATTATGACCACGTTGTGTATCGATGATATGTGTTCCATCATTATCAGGTGAATTTCTTGTTGTTAGAAGAGCCTGTGGTTGGCGTGCTAAATTATCTAACGTTGATACTATACTGGCAAATGTTGGTCTATGCGTGCGTTGCTTTTGCCAACAGTCTAACATAAGCTGATAGAGCGCCTCCGGACAATCCATCGGTGCCGGTAATCTGTATCCTTTTTCTATACTTTTTATAACATCCTATAAAGCAAACAAAAGCCATTATTATCGCAACAAAATAAAGTTCAGTATCATATTTACTTGATTTGACCAATTCCAATAAGGACGTTCACCGTATGACATAACTTCCCACAAAACTACACCATATGACCACACATCAGAAGCTGATGTGAATTTTCTAAAAGCTATTGCTTCAGGAGCAGTCCAGCGGACCGGAATTTTACCTccctatatataaaaataatgtaaagTAATGATAAACTAtccaaaaatattacaaaatttgaATGTATTACCCTTGTTGTGTATGCATCGCTAGCATTTTCAATTTCCCTTGATAGACCAAAATCAGCGATTTTGCACACCAATTGTGCATTAACAAGAACATTTCGTGCTGCCAAATCACGATGCACATAATTCATATCACTCAGGTAAGACATGCCGCTAGCAATGCCGCGTAGCATTCCGATAAGTTGCAACGTTTGAAATTTGCCATCGTTAGCACGGAGAAAGGTATCTAAGCTGCCGTTTTCCATATATTCGGTTATAATCATAACAGGATTTGATCGAGTTACAACACCTTGAAGGTAAATAACATTTGGATGATCGAATTGCCCCATAATTGAGGCTTCAGTTAGAAAGTCACAGCGAGCTTTTTCTGATGAACCTGTTTGAGATACAGCTTTTAATGTTTCTATTATCAAAAATAACTGTTAAATACTAATCATCACATACAAAAAGCATAAAGAGTTATAAATCAATGAcaaacaattttaaacatttaacgtaccaggcttaaaaaacaattaacaaattttgtattgtttttttttttttttaatgtatacatatttttagTGTTAATAGCCTTAAATGTTTAAAATCTTTTGCTAATaattttgacgtttttttttcttattttatattctGTTTGTCAAGAAGTCAAGAATTGCAGTGAGATTTTTGAAACATTAGAATTCTGTTAGgacttttgattgttttttttttttttttttttttgttatttcgaaGCGACTTAACTTTTTCTATGCAAATTTGGTAATCTTAATCCGAATCataattttgatgtttaataTCAGCTGATagtattatttttacatttttaaatataattgaaaaattatagatttttttgtgCACTTTCCGATTCTCAAAATTAATCACACGGTCAACCCTGGAATCCGTTACTTCATCCATTTGCAGcgaaaatgttgttttattcgTGAAAGTAAGTTGCTTTGTTATTCTCTGCTAAGTCACCGGTTTTCGGTCCcttgtgaaataatttttggaaaaagggGCAGATGGGCAGATTTGAATTTCGAGGAGCAAACTGTATATACCgtgttttataaaattaagacaGTTTTTTTAGTACTTCACCTTTcgtgaaatgaaaacaaaatgtaCTATGCGATGTGAAGGAAAGAGTcatttgtatttttgaagaacctgaagtttatcaaacaaaaaattttgaaatttttaaaatgaaagattCTGAAAATAAACATGTTCTCCTAAAATAAGTGATCATAAAtgtctgtattcatggaccaaaattttgcgtcatagtaagggtatgacatcatctaactgatgagcccactgtcatactgggcgaaacgcatatggagttgtcATTGTCAtttgaactttttaattgaattatgaaAATATTTCACACAAAAAACAAGATCAATGCCATAAAAAATTGAGTCTATTTTTCTTTGTTCAAACTTTAGAAAAACTTTTAGTGAGCCTTTTCCTACAACATGAGATTATATTACTTGTCGCTTGAAATTGCCTAAAATtcgtcttttttttcatttttaaaaaataattatttttttctcaattcttTCCTATGTTTCTATTTCTTCAAACattagtttaaataatttattataaagaGCGTCAAAATTATTCTTGAAGAAATATCTATAGTTCCTCACCTGGCTTGAGAGTTTTTATTGCAACATCTATGTCTTGAACAAAATTGGGTGGTATTTTAAGACGACCTCTGCAAACATCTCCGAATTCTCCTCcacctttagaaaaaaaaagaaagaaattatatACGGATTAATGTCAAAACAATTCGTTATATtcgttttttttcataaagtttcACACGTTCAATCAACTGACCAATGATTGCCTCGATTGTGATATAGCTGGCATCGATTTCACGGGCAAATTCACGTATTGCTTGATTAGGATCTTCATAAGTATGGGGATCTACATAACTGCGACTTGTCCCGAATAGAGGTGTAgtcactaaaacaaaaattttaatatagcaaaagtttatatttgagcattttaaaagtaaattgaactttttaaatacaaaattacaaaagccTTTTTACATCGAAGATCATATTAGTGTATCTACCAAGGACacccaacaaaaaatttcaaagaataATTTTATCTATATCTTTAGTAATATTGAAAGACAACATTAGACCAGGCAAAAATTAGTATGCAGTTGAAGTAATAAATTGAAGAATTCATGAAGTAAAGatgaaaatgtttgttttttccacgaaaaataattaataaaataaatgaaaagaaaattaaaaaaaaaaaaaaacaataacaaaaaataatacataattaAATTTACCGTTTGATTGAATAGTCTTAACAATTGGTGTAGTATCCATGGCAtgaactaaaaatttaaaataaaatcataaataatattttaataatgtAAAATTGAACAACTGGCTAATAAAAACTGAAAACTTTGTGGGAGAAGTGTGTTAAGGTTGAAAAGACAGGAAGGGCAACTGAAATTTTGATCGATGTAAAATACAAAACTATTTGCATTGACTTAAGTATACTACCACCAAAACACTCGCTTCTACATCGGGATATGTCAttataacaaaattgaaataaggCTTCGTTCTTcgtaaaataaagaaaaacaacataCTTATATATTAGTTACCCGTAAGTGGATTAGCAAACAACACAGTATTTAGAGATCTTACGTATTTGAGCTCAAGAATACTAACAATCACTAAcagacctcatcattagtttatttttgactaagagtggacatgtgccgtttttcctcTGAACAATTTTGATTGCGAAGCCAAAAGCACTAGAGTTACAAATGTTTTTGGCTTTACTTTTTAACCTtgattcaaataatttatagGGGATTTTTGTTGTATAATAAACttagtttatattattattttttttttttttttttttttttttgaaaatgtgggttaggccgttttGGCACTGAGTGCCTCATATATCGTTGGAATGTTTTGAATTCCTGATttcaaaatcagtttaaaaaaaaaacttaaattagttGGAAATATACGAAGCAAGAATTTTTGCATACCTGGATGATGCAATAGAAAACCTATTTTGTCTCTAAATCCAAATTTTGGGAGTGTAgtgaaatttgtactttttgagtgttacacatAGTTCAAGATGGCAGGGCCGACAGAAATAAACGAAATGTGTCAGATAGTGTAGTATTTGCATAAACTTTTAAGCTACATACCTGTTCTTGAACCGACGCACACTGAGGGAAAACTACAATAAAGTTCGTATGGGTtggaaattatttattatttttattgaaatatccACTGTTATTAGTGTAGAAGTTTAAGACGTAATCTTAATCGTGTTTTATTACAATGAGCAGCGGTATGaactagttgtttttttttttttttgtctgaaaaCTATTATTTGGTGTCCCCAATTTTAGTAAGTGCTTATAATTTACcgattgcaaaataaaaaatctggaTTTGGAACCATCAAGTTTGAGAAcctttaagactttttttttatttttaaaagtgctCTTAGTCGTAAAAAACAAGTATAAATTATGAGAAAAACGCTTCAATTTTCTGTCAGCTacgtgttgtttttttaatgcaccaatgccaaaaaaaaacacagctaatgaAGCTCAGGTTGTCAGCTGCGGttttcacaacttttttttgatttttcaatatgACGAGAATTTATTTTAGTACGATATCATTCGAATGAGTGCTTCAGAAACGTTTCATTGGTATAATAGGCATGGTCAATTTAAGGTTGAAGTATATTAACTCAATGGTTTCTAGACATTTTTCAGAAAGTTTCAAGCTTATAAGTTATAACTCTACCAGCTGATTTGATGCCACAAGAATGGTCGTTTTGCCCCAGTGTGCGACGAGTTGCGACGGGCAGcttaccttacaaaaaaaaaaaaaacaaaaacatgctAACTTTTCTTGTCTtctaaaatatgatttttatgtatatagtacaaaataattaaatataaataacaaagccacacaaaaataaaaaaaaaagttctgacctaaGGAGTGCGACTATAaattttgggtcgctgaaattGAATCCAAAGTTTATTTTATCCCATCACGTCAGgctttcgagataacctcaaaaaagatgTTCGTTTCAGAGTGTCTGTGAAAATATTTTGGAGTTATTTAGAAAATCTGTTGTGATCGAGTAAAAAAGACACTCGAATTCAGTTTCAGCAACCAATACTTCACTACGCGACACAATTTGTTCATTAGAAAATATATAATGTCTGGCGGCCTTGggatcttttttaatattacttcatgagggaaaaaaactttagtaattaaatttaaacatgcaaacacaaaaatatattttattaaaattttaaaaattatgtgcatacaaaataaaatttaaacggaGATTACTACAAACTAAAAAAGAAACTGTATATATGTACAATATTCAATTAATGTTTATACCCCACCGTAAGtgtattatagttttttttctgtttttgatgtattattttaaatatccaaaagcaaacaaattttaaaacccAAACAAATTAATCATAAAAAGCGAAACAAATGTGTTTCAGTGATaaggaattttgatttttttaaaaattttgtttatgtttataaaTATATAACACTTACTATAGGTTACGACGAGTCCTGGATATATAATAAATGTTTAGATTTATATGcacatatattattttattaaaatacatgCATATATGTATTTCAATATTTTCGGGATATgggagaagagaaaaaaaattatattgaaatatattttatatttttttttttaaatttaaaattaagacaaaaaacaaaaaaaaatccttcaaatatttttttttaaacattattatTTGGCTGGCGTTAAATTTacttaaactttagaacttTGAAACAGACAGAGCTACGccggttttaaaaaaatatataatttaccTTCGTTGCTTGCGTAATCTAATGGTAAAGGTAGATGATTATTGGTCTTTTTGTCCAGTTCATCTTGATTTTTCGATCGTAAGAAGAGCACTGTGGCTACAATTACCAATACAAGAATAAAAACCACAGCCACCGTTGCACCAGCAACTATTCGCATTTGCATGGAATCGTAGTAGACtgtaaattagaaaatttaagtttaaattcaaaattgtacATTATAATAAGTTACGTACCTGGGCTAACACTTTGATGGGTCTGTGCATAAACTATGTTGCTGTAGGTTCCATATCCATTCAAAGTTTTACAGCGAACTTGAAATCCATACTCGACGTTCTCTTGCAGTCCTTCAATATGAGCTTTGGTTTCTTTTGTATTAAGAGCTGTCTTATTTATAGCATCGAGTTCTGACTTTGGAAACCATCTAACTTCATAGAATTCAATTGGTAAATCACTATGAATTGGTTTGTCCCAAACTAAGTCTGCTTCTTTGCTTGTAATGGATACAATACGAACATTAAAAACCGTACTGAGTATAGCTGATTCAGTTGTAAATATTATTTCTGTGTATTCGGTTTTGATGTTTGTGTCATCAGGCGATGACGAGGATGATATAGAAGTCGTTTTATCGGCTATTGATTCACTTGCACTTGAAGTACCATTTTCACCATCTGAGCTGTCGCTGTCTGGATTAACAGCATAAGATATTCCATTCATGGAATGAATTTGAATTGTATAAGGAGTAACTGGTTCTAAATTGGTAAGTGTCAATTTTGTTTCGTTAAAAGTTTCCGTAGCTGGGTTAAAAACGACATTGGACGAACAGAAGGCGCATTTAACTTTAAACACTATATCACTTCGAAATTTTGTGTCGAGTTGTTCATCGGATGCCCTTTGCGGTGTGTTCCACGACAAAATTGCACTTGTTTGATCAACAAATAGGAGTGTTAAATTTGTTGGTGGACCTGGTGGCTTATAGCAAGGCATTTGTTTTCCATCTCGGGGGTGACGATAATAACCCGGTTGACATGGGCAAAACGCCACCCCTATTTTTGATGATTTTGAATTAAGTGGACAGGGTGTGCATTTGCTTACTTCTAATGAGCGGAAGGTTCCTGCTGAACAttctatacacaaaaaaatatatattatataaattaaGAAAGAGTAGGTATATGTACATGTCAAATTGTCTgtggagttaaaataaaacagtttaaaaaggATCaatatttgtttaagaaatagattcattttaaaaattaaaaattttcgagCTTCTGTTTAAAACGTGACAATCCAAAGCATCAGCTAGCTTCAGAATTTTGATTCCTTTTGGATAACACTTTGTCTTTCGATTTTCTATCATAATAAATATGAATTAAGTTTATTCCACTACTAAAGTAATTTTGTGATACACCTATCCTTCCATTAAAATCGCCTATCATCATCAGCTTCGCAGCTTATCGTAGTCTTTTTGCCAATGAATGCAGTTCAAATAAATCGGGACGATGTAAAAACCGCTgtctataattattatttatacatCGAAAATTCGTAATAGGTTTTCAAATTTCAGAGACTTTTCACCCCCAATTCCCTTAACAAATATATTAGTTTTGGCAGCTAATATGAATTCTATTTCATAGTTCATAAAAATGTTCTAAGATTAAGATTCGtcataatttataataaaaatcttGCGTTAATTTTGGGACACCCTTTAGAAAAAATCTACTCTAATTTATATTCTATCCCTCCATAAAAAAGGGTAAATCTGAAGTATACTCTtcaatagagtgaaagaaaacgaaatACATCATCGATAAGTAATATCAATTTACTGTAGAATAacttctttcttaaaaatacccAGGAACCATATCTTTAATTTTCCTCATCTACtttcgggacaccctgtatattagcacaatttgaaactaaatcggttagataaaaaaaaaaaaaataacaaaaacaaaaaaacttaccgTTGCAAGTTTTGTTGGCATAATCTGGCTCAAAGCCAACTTTACATCGACATCCACCAGTAAGGATGGTCCATTTTCCATCACCTTTGCACAGGTACGTTGGTGGTTCATATGGTTCTGCATTATTAACGCAGGTGCCATTTTGCTTTTCGATTATTGTTATTTCTCGACCAGTTGGAGTTTCATTGAAATGAGCGAAATTTTCCGTCACACTTGGACATGTTATGTAATAAACTTTAACAGCTAAAACACTTATACAAGCACCTTGATCACGAAACGCAAAATAAACGCCTTTTTTCGTCACTGCAATACTCTTCACCTCAGTGTTGATATCAACATCAGAATTTTGATTAAATCGCCCCTCACCAGCCGCAATTCGAGCTTTTTATGCAAAAGAAACAAAGAACAATTTAGATATactaaaataaaaccaaacaaTTTATTTGCTTACCTATAAGTTTATAACTCTCTGGCTGCCATGGAGGCGGTTCTCTAGTGGCAGCATCAAATTCATAAAATAGCAAACTAAATGTTTCCTTACAGGATAGCGCATTTCCTgaagcaaataaaaattattaactaggttaattttttttagtgtacGAGATATACCTGGAAACAATGAACAGTCTCTTATTGTAAATTGAATTTCTATATATAAACGATTCGCGGGACCACGATCAATAAACGGTGACCATAGCCAATTGTTAACATTATGGTAAGCAACATCACAGACAACATAACTTCTCCAGTTAATGCCTTTAACAAAATCTGTAAACGATTCTTCGACCCActgaaaattgaaaagttttattaaaattgttttgcatATGATTCAAAAATAATACTAACGCCCGGTGTTTGTGCTTGAGGACCATAGGGGTATCTTGTCCATTCTAATGTTGCCTCTCTAGTTGTGTCTAAAAGGATCActgtaaataaaacaaaaatataactttaaattttgtattcctaaattttgaaatctaagGTTGGAGTAAtaagaaataactttaaaaaaatattgtttttaagatTATAGTATTCCATCATTTTGTGAATACGGTATGAAGAAATTGAATGCACGAATAGAAAACAATTTGGAACATATTTTTGTGGAAGAACACAATACGCAATGAAGGTTAAGTAGAAGTTGGTAAAAAAGAACTAGGTAGTGGTTGCaagattttgctcaaaaatgtttttgataaACACAATAGGTCTTACTCATAGcttgttttaaacatttttgtttaatgggGATGAAAAAGAAATACCGGGCACATTGATTTTAAACAATGAAAGGGAAAAACAGAGCGAATCTCTGTACTGTACGTTCGAAATAAGGATTAAGGGTGATATGATTGGCATTCCAACAGGGGCGTACATTAACTTGGGGCAGCCTGGGCCTCCCTACATATCCGTAGGGCCCCACAGAAAATTATGTAGGAAGGAAACATGGTATTCGAAATGAAATAATGGAGCAAACAGATCTTATGTCCGCTCAGTTTCTTTGTTTTCATCTAAAATACATATCTTAAGGACTTGAATTACTAGAAACAGAATAGAGAAAAATTATAGGGCCTTTTGCCTACTGCATTGTTGGCTGACCGTTCCATTTTTAGGGCCTCCGGACCATTATTGAGCCCCTcctgaaattaaattgaatctaAGAATCTATCATTAATTACGaaaaaagtagtaaaaattacattttgggCTTCAAAACTTAGAGTCGCTTGATTTTAACTctggtattttttgtattaatgagTATATTAGTATGTACATTAAGGTGGCCCAtgcttgtatgggaaaaataaaattttcaaaatgtcgTTGGGCCACCCCCTAGTTTTAAGATGGCGAATATAAGtggaaatcgaaaaaaatagtttttggaccACAATAATgttcattaataaataataagctcttttttaaataaagttgaaatttgttttatgaGAGACTCAAATCCCAGTGGGTGGCGCCCCCAAAACTGCAAATGATGGTCTTACGACTGGCAGCATAACTCATCGTTTTCTGATAGTTtagattttgatattttttggaatGATATGAGAATAATATTGAGTGAAACCAGTTAAATATTG contains:
- the LOC129920586 gene encoding ephrin type-B receptor 1-B isoform X9 encodes the protein MESNVILRILITSVCLLITILGIQSDQVILLDTTREATLEWTRYPYGPQAQTPGWVEESFTDFVKGINWRSYVVCDVAYHNVNNWLWSPFIDRGPANRLYIEIQFTIRDCSLFPGNALSCKETFSLLFYEFDAATREPPPWQPESYKLIARIAAGEGRFNQNSDVDINTEVKSIAVTKKGVYFAFRDQGACISVLAVKVYYITCPSVTENFAHFNETPTGREITIIEKQNGTCVNNAEPYEPPTYLCKGDGKWTILTGGCRCKVGFEPDYANKTCNECSAGTFRSLEVSKCTPCPLNSKSSKIGVAFCPCQPGYYRHPRDGKQMPCYKPPGPPTNLTLLFVDQTSAILSWNTPQRASDEQLDTKFRSDIVFKVKCAFCSSNVVFNPATETFNETKLTLTNLEPVTPYTIQIHSMNGISYAVNPDSDSSDGENGTSSASESIADKTTSISSSSSPDDTNIKTEYTEIIFTTESAILSTVFNVRIVSITSKEADLVWDKPIHSDLPIEFYEVRWFPKSELDAINKTALNTKETKAHIEGLQENVEYGFQVRCKTLNGYGTYSNIVYAQTHQSVSPVYYDSMQMRIVAGATVAVVFILVLVIVATVLFLRSKNQDELDKKTNNHLPLPLDYASNEVTTPLFGTSRSYVDPHTYEDPNQAIREFAREIDASYITIEAIIGGGEFGDVCRGRLKIPPNFVQDIDVAIKTLKPGSSEKARCDFLTEASIMGQFDHPNVIYLQGVVTRSNPVMIITEYMENGSLDTFLRANDGKFQTLQLIGMLRGIASGMSYLSDMNYVHRDLAARNVLVNAQLVCKIADFGLSREIENASDAYTTRGGKIPVRWTAPEAIAFRKFTSASDVWSYGVVLWEVMSYGERPYWNWSNQDVIKSIEKGYRLPAPMDCPEALYQLMLDCWQKQRTHRPTFASIVSTLDNLARQPQALLTTRNSPDNDGTHIIDTQRGHNIFISTDLWLESIKMSRYSQHFKEANLVTAQQISRLTAQQLSDMGITLVGHQKKILHQARQLDTII